The Streptomyces lienomycini sequence AGACCGGCCCCGGTTCGGGGGCGGAGGCGGGGAACGCGGGGATCGTGCTGCTCACTTCGGCAGGCTATGCCGCTGTGGCAGAATCTGCCATTCGGCGGGCCACCCCGGGGTTCAGGTTCGGGGTGCCCCGCCACCCCGCTCTGCTTGGGCACGGTGGCCGTGCTCCCGGCGTGGAAGGAGCCGGGCTGCGGCGCCCCGGGGGGAGAGGCGCCGCAACCCGGCCTGGAAGGTCCCGGCGCCGGGGGGAGTGCGTCGGGACGTGGTCCGAGGGGGCGGTGGGCCGGGCCGGTCGTGCACCGGCGGTCGAGGCCCGCGCAAGCTGGGCCCGAGGTTCTTGTTCCCGGCGCCCCGCGGGTTGAAGCAGCGTTGTACGGCCATGTTCGCGCGGGGCCCGGTCACCGGCGTACGCCCCACGCGCCACGTCACGCCCCCGCGTCACGCGGTGTCCGGCTCGCCGCCCCGCCCGGAACGGCTTCCCCGGGCCGGGCGGCCGATCGGCACCGTCGGTGTCGGCCGGCCCCGTCGGTACGCTACGCCGCCGCCTCGAAGCCGGTGTCACGGGCCAGCTTCTTCAGCTCCAGCAGCGCGTGCTTCTCGATCTGGCGGATGCGCTCGCGGGTGAGGCCGTGCTCCTTGCCGACCTCGGTCAGGGTGCGCTCGCGGCCGTCGTCGATGCCGTACCGCATCTTGATGATGGAGGCGGTGCGCGGGTCGAGGCGGCCGATGAGGTCGTCCAGCTCCTCGCTGCGCAGCAGGGTCAGCACCGACTGCTCGGGGGACACGGCCGAGGTGTCCTCCAGCAGGTCGCCGAACTGGGTCTCGCCCTCGTCGTCCACCGACATGTTCAGCGAGACCGGGTCGCGGGCCCAGTCGAGCACGTCGGTGACGCGCTCCGGCGTCGAGCCCAGCTCCGCCGCGATCTCGGCGGGCTCCGGCTCGCGGCCGTGCTCGCGGTTGAACTCGCGCTGCACGCGCCGGATCCGGCCCAGCTCCTCCACCAGGTGGACGGGGAGCCGGATGGTGCGGGACTGGTCGGCGATCGAGCGGGTGATGGCCTGACGGATCCACCAGGTCGCGTACGTCGAGAACTTGAAGCCCTTGCGGTAGTCGAACTTCTCGACCGCGCGGACCAGGCCGGCGTTGCCCTCCTGGATCAGGTCGAGGAGCGGCAGACCGCTGCGCGGGTAGCGGCGGGCGACGGCGACGACCAGACGGAGGTTGGAGCGGATGAAGACGTCCTTCGCCCGCTCGCTCTCGTCGATCAGCGCCTGGAGCTCCTCGCGGCTGGCGTCGGCCGCGGTCTCCTCGCCGCCTTCGAGGACCTGCCGCGCGAACACACCGGCCTCGATGGTCTGGGACAGCTCGACCTCCTTGGCGGCGTCGAGCAGCGGTGTCCGGGCGATCTCGTCCAGGTACATGCCGACCAGATCGCGGTCGGCGAGCTCTCCGCCGTTGGCGCGGACGCTGGTTGCCGCGCCGGAGGTCTCGCCGGTGGCGGACTTACGACGGGCGACGGCACGGGTTGCCATGCGTGCTCCCTTGCGATGGTGGTTCAGCGGGTGGTCCTGTGGAGTTCGGGCGCCCCGTGGGTTGTCTCCGGTCCCTCTCGGGACTCTCCTCGGGTGCCCTGCATCCGATGGAAACAACGACTGGAATCCGGACAGAATTCCCAACCCGCCCCTCGATTTTTCTGATCATGCAGTACCCTGTGCCGCCACAGAGGGAGGGGCGATGCGGCCGGAATCCGTCGAGGTCCAGGTCAGACCGGGAACCACGGACGACCTGGGGGCCCTCACCGACCTCTACAACCACTACGTACGTGAGACGCCCGTCACGTTCGACACCGAGCCGTTCACCCCGGAAGAGCGCCGCCCTTGGCTGCTCTCCCACCCTGAAGACGGCCCGTACCGGCTGAGGGTTGCCACGGACGCGGACTCACAGGAGATTCTGGGCTACGCCACATCCAGCCCTTATCGCGCGAAGCCCGCCTACGGGACCTCGGTGGAGACCACCGTCTACGTCGCCCCGGGGGCGGGCGGCCGCGGTGTCGGCTCGCTCCTCTACACGGCCCTCTTCGACGCCCTGGCCGAGGAGGACCTGCACCGGGCCTACGCGGCCGTGGCGCAGCCCAACGAGGCGTCCGCCCGGCTGCACGCGCGCTTCGGCTTCCGGCACGTCGGCACGTACCGCGAGGTGGGCCGCAAGTTCGGCCGGTACTGGGACGTGGCCTGGTACGAGAAGCCGCTGTGACCGCCCCGGGGCCGCCCCGACCCCGCCGAGGGGTGACGTCCCCGGCGGCTCCGGCCCCCGCCGGGGGTGACGTCCCCGGTGGTCAGCCGAACTGCACCGACCGCTTGGCCAGCCCCATCCAGAATCCCTCGATCACGGACCGCCGCAGGTCCAGCTCACCGGCCGCGTCCGCCGCGCCCATCGTCACGAACAGGGGCGCGAAGTGCTCGGTGCGCGGATGGGCGAGCCGCCCCGCCGGGGATTTGCGGGCGAAGTCGAGCAGCCCGTCCACGTCCCCGCCCTCCAGCGCGCCGCGGCCCCAGTCGTCGAACTCCGCGGACCAGGAGGGGATGCCGCCCTGGCGCAGCGCGGCCAGGTTGTGGGTGAAGAAGCCGGAGCCGATGATCAGCACGCCCTCGTCGCGCAGCGGCGCGAGCCTGCGGCCGATGTCCATGAGCCGCGCCGGGTCGAGGGTCGGCATGGAGACCTGGAGGACCGGGATGTCGGCGTCCGGGTACATCTCGACCAGCGGCACGTAGGCGCCGTGGTCGAGGCCGCGGTCGGGGACGTCCTGCACGGGCGTGCCGGGGGCGCGCAGCAGCTTGCGTACGGACTCGGCGAGCGCGGGGGCGCCCGGGGCCTCGTAGCGCACCTGGTAGTAGTGCTCCGGGAAGCCCCAGAAGTCGTAGACCAGGGGGACGGTCCGGGTGGCGCCGAGGGCGAGCGGAGCCTCCTCCCAGTGGGCGGA is a genomic window containing:
- a CDS encoding GNAT family N-acetyltransferase, encoding MRPESVEVQVRPGTTDDLGALTDLYNHYVRETPVTFDTEPFTPEERRPWLLSHPEDGPYRLRVATDADSQEILGYATSSPYRAKPAYGTSVETTVYVAPGAGGRGVGSLLYTALFDALAEEDLHRAYAAVAQPNEASARLHARFGFRHVGTYREVGRKFGRYWDVAWYEKPL
- a CDS encoding sigma-70 family RNA polymerase sigma factor — translated: MATRAVARRKSATGETSGAATSVRANGGELADRDLVGMYLDEIARTPLLDAAKEVELSQTIEAGVFARQVLEGGEETAADASREELQALIDESERAKDVFIRSNLRLVVAVARRYPRSGLPLLDLIQEGNAGLVRAVEKFDYRKGFKFSTYATWWIRQAITRSIADQSRTIRLPVHLVEELGRIRRVQREFNREHGREPEPAEIAAELGSTPERVTDVLDWARDPVSLNMSVDDEGETQFGDLLEDTSAVSPEQSVLTLLRSEELDDLIGRLDPRTASIIKMRYGIDDGRERTLTEVGKEHGLTRERIRQIEKHALLELKKLARDTGFEAAA
- a CDS encoding dioxygenase family protein, with product MAAAVQERMPALYLSHGAPPLADDPVWPGELAAWSAALPRPRAILVVSAHWEEAPLALGATRTVPLVYDFWGFPEHYYQVRYEAPGAPALAESVRKLLRAPGTPVQDVPDRGLDHGAYVPLVEMYPDADIPVLQVSMPTLDPARLMDIGRRLAPLRDEGVLIIGSGFFTHNLAALRQGGIPSWSAEFDDWGRGALEGGDVDGLLDFARKSPAGRLAHPRTEHFAPLFVTMGAADAAGELDLRRSVIEGFWMGLAKRSVQFG